One Chitinivibrionales bacterium genomic region harbors:
- the gatA gene encoding Asp-tRNA(Asn)/Glu-tRNA(Gln) amidotransferase subunit GatA, with protein sequence MNFFDGPVSGVAEQCSKGKISSKEIVSRALGLIAERDKGIHSFISVQPEAALARAEELDKLPAPAKNKMPLFGIPVAVKDNICTEGTATTCASKILENFIPPYNASVVEALIAAGAVIVGKTNLDEFAMGSSTENSFFGVTRNPSNPDYIPGGSSGGSAAAVAAGFVPLALGSDTGGSIRQPCCHCGVPGLKPTYGRVSRYGLVAFASSLDQIGPIAADVRDLGLLLSVISGPDKRDSTCAGKRFENDPLLYKSDMKGLTVGVPKEYFGEGLSAEVRRLIESAMAKLKTAGCAFVDVSLPNLGYGIATYYIVCTAEASSNLARYDGVKYGYRAKDPKSLIDMYQTTRREGFGPEVKRRIMLGTYVLSSGYYDAYYLKAARVRTLIGRDFDGAFTKCDAVISPVSATPAFRIGEKTDDPLQMYLTDIYTVSANLAAIPGISVPCGSAGGLPVGVQFMAPKWREDTLIRLGFTVQELTKSK encoded by the coding sequence ATGAACTTCTTTGACGGGCCCGTGTCGGGCGTTGCCGAACAATGCAGCAAGGGAAAAATCTCGAGCAAAGAGATCGTTTCGCGCGCGCTCGGCCTTATTGCCGAACGCGACAAGGGCATCCATTCGTTCATCTCGGTCCAGCCCGAGGCCGCGCTCGCCCGCGCAGAAGAGCTTGACAAACTCCCTGCTCCGGCAAAAAACAAAATGCCCCTGTTCGGCATTCCGGTCGCGGTGAAAGACAACATCTGCACCGAGGGCACGGCCACCACCTGCGCCTCGAAGATCCTCGAAAATTTTATCCCGCCCTACAACGCAAGCGTCGTGGAGGCGCTCATTGCCGCAGGCGCCGTGATCGTGGGCAAGACCAACCTCGATGAATTCGCCATGGGCTCGAGCACCGAAAATTCATTTTTCGGCGTGACAAGAAATCCCAGCAACCCCGACTATATTCCCGGCGGATCGAGCGGCGGCAGCGCGGCCGCCGTTGCCGCGGGGTTCGTGCCGCTCGCGCTGGGATCGGACACCGGCGGCTCCATACGCCAGCCGTGCTGCCACTGCGGTGTTCCCGGGCTCAAGCCCACCTACGGCAGGGTGTCGCGCTACGGGCTCGTGGCGTTCGCGTCGTCGCTCGACCAGATCGGCCCGATCGCCGCCGACGTACGCGACCTCGGGCTGCTGCTTTCGGTGATATCCGGACCTGACAAACGCGACTCCACCTGCGCTGGCAAGCGGTTTGAAAACGATCCGCTTCTTTACAAGAGCGACATGAAGGGCCTCACCGTCGGCGTGCCCAAGGAATATTTCGGCGAGGGGCTGTCCGCGGAGGTGCGCCGCCTCATCGAATCGGCCATGGCGAAATTGAAAACCGCGGGCTGCGCCTTCGTCGACGTGTCCCTCCCCAACCTCGGGTACGGCATCGCCACCTACTACATCGTGTGCACGGCCGAGGCGTCGAGCAACCTCGCGCGTTACGACGGCGTCAAGTACGGGTATCGCGCGAAAGACCCGAAATCCCTCATCGACATGTACCAGACCACGCGGCGCGAGGGGTTCGGGCCGGAAGTAAAGCGCCGCATCATGCTCGGCACCTACGTGCTGTCGTCGGGCTACTACGACGCCTATTACCTCAAGGCGGCCCGGGTGCGCACGCTCATCGGCCGCGACTTCGACGGCGCGTTTACAAAATGCGACGCGGTGATCTCCCCGGTCTCCGCAACGCCCGCGTTCAGGATCGGCGAAAAAACCGACGATCCGCTCCAGATGTACCTCACCGACATCTACACCGTGTCCGCCAACCTCGCGGCTATCCCCGGCATCTCGGTCCCGTGCGGCAGCGCGGGCGGCCTTCCCGTGGGCGTGCAGTTCATGGCGCCAAAATGGCGGGAAGACACGCTGATCAGACTGGGGTTTACGGTGCAGGAATTGACGAAGAGTAAATAA